A stretch of Dyella sp. BiH032 DNA encodes these proteins:
- the coaBC gene encoding bifunctional phosphopantothenoylcysteine decarboxylase/phosphopantothenate--cysteine ligase CoaBC, with protein sequence MQLANRRILLGVSGGIAAYKACELVRRLRDLGALVRVVMTESATHFVSATTFQALSGEAVRVSLWDEQAEMAMGHIELARWAERILIAPASADLIARLAHGLANDLLTTLCLASAAPLYVAPAMNQQMWAHPAVQENVDTLRRRGVHLLGPASGDQACGDIGSGRMLEPLELREALVASFGDGSLRGLKVVVSAGPTYEDIDPVRFIGNRSSGRMGFAVAAAAADAGAQVTLVAGPVHMETPRGVARRVDVRSAADMHAAVLAASAGADIYVGAAAVGDYRPASVADRKIKKHDGAGLTLALSENPDILASLAAQTVHPFLVGFAAETHDVAAYAQDKLQRKGLDMIAANLVGDGLGFEAADNALNVYWAGGSVELPRCGKDELASQLVAQIAQRYKAVRS encoded by the coding sequence ATGCAACTTGCCAACCGTCGCATCCTGCTCGGCGTGTCGGGCGGCATCGCCGCCTACAAAGCCTGTGAACTGGTCCGCCGATTGCGCGACCTGGGTGCGCTGGTGCGCGTGGTGATGACGGAGAGCGCCACGCATTTCGTGAGCGCCACCACATTCCAGGCCCTGTCCGGCGAGGCCGTGCGGGTAAGCCTGTGGGACGAGCAGGCGGAAATGGCGATGGGCCACATCGAGCTGGCGCGCTGGGCCGAGCGCATCCTGATCGCGCCGGCGAGCGCCGACCTCATCGCCCGCCTGGCCCATGGCCTGGCCAACGACCTGCTGACCACCCTGTGCCTGGCCAGCGCCGCGCCGCTGTACGTCGCGCCGGCGATGAATCAGCAGATGTGGGCGCACCCGGCCGTGCAGGAGAACGTCGATACGCTCCGCCGCCGCGGCGTGCATCTGCTGGGGCCGGCTTCCGGCGACCAGGCCTGCGGCGACATCGGTTCCGGCCGCATGCTCGAACCGCTGGAGCTGCGCGAGGCGCTGGTCGCTTCCTTCGGCGACGGCTCGCTGCGCGGACTGAAAGTGGTGGTCAGCGCCGGCCCGACCTACGAAGACATCGATCCGGTGCGCTTCATCGGCAACCGCAGTTCCGGCCGCATGGGTTTTGCCGTCGCGGCGGCGGCGGCGGATGCCGGGGCCCAGGTGACCCTGGTCGCCGGCCCGGTCCATATGGAAACGCCACGCGGCGTGGCTCGCCGCGTGGACGTGCGCAGCGCGGCCGACATGCATGCCGCGGTGCTGGCGGCGTCGGCGGGTGCGGACATCTATGTCGGCGCAGCCGCCGTGGGCGATTACCGGCCGGCCAGCGTGGCTGACCGGAAGATCAAGAAGCACGACGGCGCGGGCCTGACCCTGGCGCTGTCGGAGAATCCGGACATCCTGGCCAGCCTCGCTGCGCAAACCGTGCACCCTTTCCTGGTCGGATTCGCCGCGGAAACGCATGATGTGGCGGCATACGCGCAGGACAAACTCCAGCGCAAGGGATTGGATATGATCGCCGCGAACCTGGTGGGGGACGGCCTCGGGTTCGAGGCCGCGGACAACGCATTGAACGTGTACTGGGCGGGCGGCTCCGTCGAGCTGCCGCGCTGTGGCAAGGACGAACTGGCGAGCCAGCTGGTCGCGCAGATCGCGCAGCGCTACAAGGCGGTGCGCTCGTGA
- the radC gene encoding DNA repair protein RadC yields the protein MSIRHWPEGERPREKLLQRGTEALSDAELLAVLLGTGVAGADALTLGRQLLTAAGGLHALLADPVRTTKLTGIGPAKRARLIAALELARRALGERLVAGTSLRNPRDSGEFLRARLRHLPYEVFACLFLDNRHRVLGFEELFRGTVDSASVHPREVVRACLKHNASAVILAHNHPSGVAEPSGADHAITRSLREALQLIEVRVLDHLIVGADEPVSMAALGML from the coding sequence ATGAGCATCCGCCATTGGCCGGAGGGCGAACGCCCCCGCGAAAAACTCCTGCAACGCGGTACCGAAGCCCTGTCGGACGCCGAACTGCTTGCCGTGCTGCTGGGCACCGGCGTCGCCGGCGCCGACGCGCTCACCCTGGGCCGCCAGCTGCTCACCGCGGCCGGCGGCCTGCATGCCTTGCTGGCCGATCCCGTCCGGACCACGAAGCTCACCGGCATCGGCCCGGCCAAGCGCGCCCGCCTGATCGCCGCGCTGGAGTTGGCGCGCCGCGCCCTGGGCGAGCGGCTGGTCGCCGGCACCTCGCTGCGCAATCCGCGCGACAGCGGCGAATTCCTGCGCGCGCGCCTGCGGCATCTGCCCTACGAGGTCTTCGCCTGCCTCTTCCTCGACAACCGCCATCGCGTGCTGGGCTTCGAGGAACTCTTCCGCGGCACCGTGGACAGCGCCAGCGTGCATCCGCGCGAAGTGGTGCGCGCCTGCCTCAAGCACAACGCGAGCGCCGTCATCCTCGCCCACAACCATCCATCGGGCGTAGCCGAACCCAGCGGCGCGGATCACGCCATCACCCGCAGCCTGCGCGAAGCCCTGCAGCTTATCGAGGTGCGCGTGCTGGACCACCTGATCGTGGGTGCCGACGAGCCCGTCTCGATGGCCGCACTGGGCATGCTGTAA
- the argS gene encoding arginine--tRNA ligase, whose translation MKQALRELLLQAIRSLQNDSTLPADLDVPNFVIERTRNRDHGDFASNAAMLLAKPARAKPRELAEKLVAALPQNAQIEKVDIAGPGFINFFLAPGAYHAELRRILAEGSAYGRNDSGKGITAGVEFVSANPTGPLHVGHGRAAAIGDCLSRLLDANGWAVKREFYYNDAGVQIHNLAISVQARARGLGPGDTGWPEDGYRGDYIADVARAYMAGESVVADGHTVTGAKDADNLEAIRQFAVASLRREQDLDLKAFGVGFDTYFLESSLYTDGKVEETVRELVAHGHTYEEGGALWLRSTDYGDDKDRVMRKSDGTYTYFVPDVAYHRSKWQRGYVRAITELGSDHHGSLARVKAGLQALDCGIPQGWPEYVLHQMVTVMRGGEEVKISKRAGSYVTLRDLIDEVGKDATRYFLISRKADSQLVFDIDLARSQSNDNPVYYIQYAHARVCSVLRQAGEKGFTFDQQNGLAHLERLDNEHEQILFTELSKYPEQVEAAAANLEPHVIATWLRELANAFHTYYNSHQFLVDDQDLRDARLALVVATQQVLRNGLDLLGLSAPEKM comes from the coding sequence GTGAAACAAGCGCTGCGCGAATTGCTGCTGCAGGCCATCCGGTCCCTGCAGAACGACTCCACCCTGCCCGCCGACCTCGACGTCCCGAACTTCGTGATCGAGCGCACGCGCAATCGCGACCACGGCGATTTCGCCAGCAATGCGGCGATGCTGCTGGCCAAGCCGGCGCGCGCCAAGCCGCGCGAACTGGCCGAGAAGCTGGTCGCCGCGCTGCCCCAGAATGCGCAGATCGAGAAGGTCGACATCGCCGGCCCGGGCTTCATCAACTTCTTCCTTGCCCCCGGCGCCTATCACGCCGAACTGCGCCGCATCCTCGCCGAAGGCAGCGCGTATGGCCGCAACGACAGCGGCAAGGGCATCACCGCGGGCGTGGAATTCGTGTCGGCGAACCCCACCGGCCCGCTGCACGTCGGCCACGGCCGCGCCGCGGCGATCGGCGACTGCCTCAGCCGCCTGCTCGACGCCAACGGCTGGGCGGTGAAGCGCGAGTTCTACTACAACGACGCCGGCGTGCAGATCCACAACCTGGCGATCTCGGTGCAGGCCCGCGCGCGCGGCCTCGGCCCCGGCGACACGGGCTGGCCGGAAGACGGCTACCGCGGCGACTACATCGCCGACGTGGCGCGCGCCTACATGGCCGGCGAGTCCGTCGTGGCCGACGGCCATACCGTCACCGGCGCGAAGGACGCCGACAACCTCGAGGCCATCCGCCAGTTCGCCGTGGCTAGCCTGCGCCGCGAGCAGGACCTGGACCTGAAGGCCTTCGGCGTCGGCTTCGACACCTACTTCCTGGAGTCCTCGCTGTACACCGACGGCAAGGTGGAGGAAACCGTGCGCGAACTGGTCGCCCACGGCCACACCTACGAGGAAGGCGGCGCGTTGTGGCTGCGCTCGACCGACTACGGCGACGACAAGGACCGCGTGATGCGCAAGTCCGACGGCACCTATACGTACTTCGTGCCGGACGTGGCCTACCACCGCAGCAAGTGGCAGCGCGGCTACGTGCGCGCCATCACCGAACTGGGTTCGGACCACCACGGCAGCCTGGCGCGCGTGAAGGCCGGCCTGCAGGCGCTGGACTGCGGCATCCCGCAAGGTTGGCCGGAGTACGTGCTGCACCAGATGGTCACGGTGATGCGCGGCGGCGAGGAGGTAAAGATCTCCAAGCGCGCCGGCAGCTACGTCACCCTGCGCGATCTGATCGACGAAGTGGGCAAGGACGCGACGCGCTACTTCCTGATCTCGCGCAAGGCCGATTCCCAGCTGGTGTTCGACATCGACCTGGCCCGCTCGCAGAGCAACGACAATCCGGTCTACTACATCCAGTACGCCCATGCTCGCGTGTGCAGCGTGCTCCGCCAGGCCGGCGAGAAAGGGTTCACCTTCGATCAGCAGAATGGCCTGGCGCATCTGGAGCGCCTGGACAACGAGCACGAACAGATCCTGTTCACCGAACTGTCCAAGTATCCGGAGCAAGTGGAAGCCGCCGCGGCGAACCTCGAACCGCACGTGATCGCCACCTGGCTGCGCGAACTGGCGAACGCTTTCCACACGTACTACAACTCGCACCAGTTCCTGGTCGATGACCAGGATCTGCGCGACGCCCGCCTCGCCCTCGTGGTGGCGACGCAGCAGGTTCTCAGGAACGGTCTGGATTTGCTGGGCCTCAGCGCCCCGGAGAAGATGTAA
- a CDS encoding SPOR domain-containing protein: MAARKGKGRQAVRNNSGGFPAWGWAIIGIAVGALLMFGMRGKLPMGGRTGDAPQPNPQATAQHGSDAGAVEPAGAESAPKKPQFDFYSVLSEKEVRIPDAEISAQARAEQQKQAAAQQAQAQAQAAQQAQQQAAAQRAAAANAPAAVTENVTAAPAATPPPAAGGGGYLLQVGAFPSAADAESLKAKLALQGFVANVASVNVNGQTYNRVRLGPFKSATELESTKQRLTSAGFNAIALKEGR, encoded by the coding sequence ATGGCAGCACGCAAGGGCAAGGGCCGGCAGGCCGTGCGCAACAACAGCGGCGGGTTTCCGGCCTGGGGCTGGGCCATCATCGGTATCGCGGTCGGCGCCCTGCTGATGTTCGGGATGCGCGGCAAGCTACCGATGGGCGGCCGTACGGGCGACGCGCCGCAGCCCAACCCCCAGGCCACGGCCCAGCACGGCAGCGATGCCGGCGCCGTGGAACCGGCCGGCGCCGAGTCGGCCCCCAAGAAGCCCCAGTTCGACTTCTATTCCGTGCTCTCGGAGAAGGAAGTGCGCATTCCGGACGCCGAGATCAGCGCGCAGGCCCGCGCCGAGCAGCAGAAGCAGGCCGCCGCTCAGCAGGCACAGGCGCAGGCCCAGGCGGCGCAACAGGCCCAGCAGCAGGCCGCCGCCCAGCGTGCCGCCGCGGCGAACGCCCCGGCGGCCGTCACCGAGAACGTCACCGCCGCGCCTGCCGCCACGCCGCCGCCGGCTGCCGGTGGTGGCGGCTACCTGCTGCAGGTGGGCGCCTTCCCGAGCGCGGCGGACGCGGAAAGCCTCAAGGCCAAGCTGGCGCTCCAAGGCTTCGTCGCCAACGTGGCTTCGGTCAATGTCAACGGCCAGACTTACAACCGCGTGCGCCTGGGGCCGTTCAAGTCGGCCACCGAGCTGGAATCGACTAAGCAGCGCCTGACCTCGGCCGGCTTCAACGCCATCGCGCTGAAGGAAGGCCGCTGA